The Fragaria vesca subsp. vesca linkage group LG2, FraVesHawaii_1.0, whole genome shotgun sequence genome includes a window with the following:
- the LOC101306488 gene encoding UDP-glucuronate:xylan alpha-glucuronosyltransferase 2-like, with protein MIEGNGFQKLSKIASSKALVIRVNLVFLALFFVVYAGLLLQPSATIYYQNAAVSLLRCSFSDCHQKGKVDDGVKMMKQVVKETKEDYIVTRREGLNASTKMEVPSFLEGRIRKGIKIGMVNMEEDDVSEWKRFGKVIPVRFNRVSEFFKWEDLFPEWIDEEEETDVPFCPEIPMPEYRNYDRMNLVVAKLPCKYPEEGWNREVFRLQVHLIAANLAVKRGAKDRNLKTKVVFWSKCRPMLEIFRCSDLVKQEGDWWLYEADMAKLKQKVSLPVGSCNLALPLWGQGIDEVYDLSKIQGSTKNAAKEAYVTVLHTTGSYVCGAITLAQSLLQTGTKRDLVLLLDDSISAPKRDALAAAGWKLRFINRIRNPKAQNGTYNEYNYSKFRLWQLTDYDKVIFIDADIVVLRNLDLLFHFPQMSATGNDIHLFNSGVMIIEPSNCTFQHLMDHRDDIVSYNGGDQGFLNEIFVWWHRLPRRVNYLKNFWSNTTLEQKKKDGLFGAHPPKLYSIHYLGLKPWLCYRDYDCNWDIQNQFVYASDAAHRRWWEIHDKLDEKLQKFCLLTKERRTNVNWERRKARKLKFPNGHWKINITDPRRKHTVEDE; from the exons ATGATTGAAGGAAATGGTTTCCAGAAGCTGTCGAAGATCGCTTCTTCGAAGGCTTTGGTCATCCGAGTCAACCTGGTTTTCCTTGCTCTCTTTTTTGTTGTTTACGCTGGTCTTCTTCTCCAGCCGTCTGCCACTATCTATTACCAGAACGCAGCAGTATCTCTGCTTAGGTGCTCATTTAGCGACTGCCATCAGAAGGGTAAG GTGGATGATGGCGTTAAGATGATGAAGCAGGTAGTGAAGGAGACAAAAGAGGATTATATAGTCACACGGCGTGAAGGGTTGAATGCGAGTACTAAAATGGAGGTGCCGAGCTTTTTGGAAGGAAGAATAAGGAAGGGGATTAAGATTGGGATGGTGAATATGGAAGAAGATGATGTCAGCGAGTGGAAGAGGTTTGGAAAGGTCATACCAGTTCGTTTCAACCGGGTTTCAGAGTTTTTCAAATGGGAGGATTTATTTCCTGAGTGGATTGATGAAGAGGAAGAGACTGATGTGCCATTTTGCCCGGAGATACCAATGCCGGAGTACCGAAATTACGACAGGATGAACCTCGTGGTAGCTAAATTGCCGTGCAAGTACCCGGAGGAGGGGTGGAATAGGGAGGTGTTTAGGCTGCAAGTCCATCTCATAGCGGCGAATCTGGCCGTGAAGAGAGGAGCCAAGGACAGGAATTTGAAGACAAAGGTGGTGTTTTGGAGCAAATGTAGGCCAATGCTTGAGATTTTTAGGTGCAGTGACTTGGTGAAACAAGAAGGAGATTGGTGGTTGTATGAGGCAGATATGGCAAAGTTGAAGCAAAAGGTGTCGTTGCCTGTTGGCTCTTGCAATCTGGCTTTGCCTCTCTGGGGACAAG GAATCGACGAAGTGTATGACCTGTCCAAGATCCAAGGCTCAACAAAGAATGCAGCCAAAGAAGCCTACGTGACCGTCCTCCACACAACGGGCTCCTACGTCTGCGGCGCCATAACCTTAGCTCAGAGCCTCCTCCAAACCGGCACGAAGCGCGACCTCGTCCTCCTCCTCGACGACTCCATCTCCGCCCCCAAACGCGACGCCCTCGCCGCCGCCGGCTGGAAGCTCCGGTTCATAAACCGTATCCGAAACCCTAAAGCCCAAAACGGCACCTACAACGAGTACAACTACAGCAAGTTCCGCCTCTGGCAGCTCACGGACTACGACAAGGTCATCTTCATCGACGCCGACATCGTTGTACTTCGAAACCTCGACCTCCTCTTCCACTTCCCTCAGATGTCGGCCACCGGCAACGACATCCACCTCTTCAACTCCGGCGTCATGATCATCGAGCCCTCCAACTGCACCTTCCAGCACCTAATGGACCACCGTGACGACATCGTTTCGTACAACGGAGGCGACCAGGGCTTCCTCAACGAGATCTTCGTGTGGTGGCACCGACTTCCGAGAAGGGTTAACTACTTGAAGAACTTCTGGTCCAACACCACGCTCGAGCAGAAGAAGAAGGACGGGCTGTTCGGGGCGCACCCGCCGAAGCTGTACTCGATACATTACTTGGGGTTGAAGCCATGGCTGTGTTACAGGGACTATGACTGTAACTGGGACATACAAAACCAGTTCGTGTACGCGAGTGACGCGGCACACCGGAGGTGGTGGGAGATTCACGATAAGCTGGACGAGAAGTTGCAGAAGTTTTGTCTGTTGACCAAGGAGAGAAGGACTAATGTGAACTGGGAGCGGAGGAAGGCTAGAAAATTGAAGTTTCCCAATGGACACTGGAAAATCAATATTACAGATCCTAGACGAAAACATACTGTGGAAGACGAGTAG
- the LOC101306781 gene encoding protein TIC 22, chloroplastic-like, translating into MESPKPSRPLLSVSSFIHHHCLRLAADLSNRLEDTKRFAGNLLPPATRRLLSASGTPPLAWVGQPNHALAATATLSSDHVAKSLVGTAVYTISNSNNEFVLISDPDQAKSIGLLCFRKEDAEAFLAQVRTRTRELRSPAKVVPITLDQVYMLKVEGIAFRFLPDPVQIKNALELKAAGKSAFDGVPVFQSDLLVVKKKNKRYCPIYFTKEDIEKELSKVSRSSRGPGVSQNIMVGSLEDVLRKMESSEKNSGWEDLIFIPPGKSYSQHIQDVVKK; encoded by the exons ATGGAGTCCCCAAAACCCTCGAGACCTCTTCTCTCCGTCTCCAGCTTCATCCACCACCACTGCCTCCGTCTCGCTGCCGACCTCTCCAACCGCCTCGAAGACACCAAACGGTTCGCCGGTAACCTCCTCCCGCCGGCGACCCGGCGCCTGCTCTCCGCCTCGGGCACTCCGCCTCTGGCTTGGGTGGGCCAGCCGAACCACGCCTTGGCCGCCACCGCGACTCTCAGCTCTGACCACGTGGCGAAGAGCCTGGTCGGCACGGCGGTGTATACTATTAGCAATTCGAACAATGAGTTCGTGCTCATCTCTGACCCCGATCAAGCCAAGTCCATTGGCCTCCTTTGCTTCCGCAAAGAAGACGCCGAAGCCTTCCTCGCTCAG GTTCGGACTCGGACAAGGGAGTTGAGAAGTCCGGCCAAGGTCGTCCCAATCACTCTTGATCAG GTGTACATGCTGAAGGTTGAAGGAATTGCATTTAGGTTTTTGCCTGACCCGGTTCAAATTAAGAATGCACTGGAG CTCAAAGCTGCGGGCAAGAGTGCATTTGATGGAGTTCCTGTTTTTCAG TCCGACCTTCTGGTTGTGAAGAAGAAAAACAAGCGTTACTGCCCAATATATTTCACTAAG GAAGATATAGAAAAGGAATTGTCAAAGGTTTCCAGATCATCCCGAGGACCAGGGGTGTCTCAAAATATTATG GTTGGAAGTTTGGAAGATGTTTTGAGAAAAATGGAG TCAAGTGAAAAGAATTCCGGATGGGAAGATCTGATTTTTATTCCGCCTGGCAAAAGCTACTCCCAACACATTCAAGATGTGGTTAAAAAATGA